From the genome of Aspergillus fumigatus Af293 chromosome 1, whole genome shotgun sequence, one region includes:
- a CDS encoding dienelactone hydrolase family protein yields the protein MLIQESFHDVPTKADGNGTMRIYVFHPTIPGYPKARFPGVVVFSEIYQVTGPVSRFARQIAGQGYICAAPSSYHEFTGPEPLQYNAEDTDKGNQWKVSKKIAAYDEDASLCVDYLLSLPTCNGRVGATGMCLGGHLAYRCALDSRVKAAVCYFATDIHSKTLGAGKHDDSLARAGDIKGELLMIFGKNDNHVPPEGRDLIRKTLHEKGVLFSFYEVAWAQHAFIRDELSKGRYDPAITKVCFEMLLELFGRTLKLDLGEHDGKKLEIEDVC from the exons ATGTTGATCCAGGAATCTTTCCACGATGTGCCCACCAAAGCGGATGGAAACGGTACTATGC GTATCTACGTGTTCCATCCCACTATTCCTGGGTACCCCAAGGCTCGATTCCCTGGTGTCGTAGTGTTCAGCGAGATCTACCAAG TGACTGGACCTGTCTCGCGGTTCGCCAGACAGATTGCGGGCCAGGGGTACATCTGTGCTGCGCCGTCCAGCTATCACGAATTCACCGGTCCTGAGCCACTGCAATACAATGCTGAAGATACTGACAAGGGGAACCAGTGGAAAGTCAGCAAG AAAATAGCCGCTTATGACGAGGATGCTTCGTTGTGCGTTGATTACTTGCTCTCCCTGCCCACTTGCAATGGCCGGGTAGGCGCAACGGGTATGTGCTTGGGTGGTCATCTTGCGTACCGATGTGCGTTGGACAGCCGCGTCAAGGCGGCTGTGTGCTACTTTGCGACGGACATCCACAGCAAGACCCTCGGCGCGGGCAAGCACGATGACAGTTTGGCTAGAGCGGGCGATATCAAGGGAGAGCTTCTTATG ATTTTTGGAAAGAACGACAACCATGTTCCCCCGGAGGGTAGAGACCTGATCCGCAAGACCCTGCATGAGAAGGGCGTCCTGTTCAGCTTCTACGAGGTCGCATGGGCTCAAC ATGCATTCATTCGGGACGAGCTAAGCAAGGGACGGTATGACCCCGCCATTACCAAGGTATGCTTTGAGATGCTGCTCGAGTTGTTCGGACGGACATTGAAACTGGACCTTGGCGAACACGATGGCAAGAAATTGGAGATCGAGGATGTATGCTAG